The following proteins are encoded in a genomic region of Candidatus Poribacteria bacterium:
- a CDS encoding alpha/beta hydrolase, with translation MKNEERIRGSQEQILPINGVQLWTAVGGEGTPTVLCHGGAGAYDYLAPVADMISDVCRVVRYDQRGSGRSQAVGPYDVSTFVDDLEGLREHFNFERWIVGGHSWGACLALAYAVRFPARTIAVLHIAGTGIDMQWQEEYRENRLNALSESEREEYQHLRAQREHGTDTEWDRIRDRLRFLSSKTDVFDPNRVGDLPSFDLHPISHEANEKVGADWKDYTKNSRFRQSVYNLSMPVFCLHGACDPRPSHFVETFASELSCGAFASISEAGHYPWVEKPDEVKASLRRFICNQVM, from the coding sequence TTGAAAAATGAGGAAAGGATAAGGGGATCCCAGGAACAGATACTTCCAATTAATGGTGTTCAACTTTGGACAGCCGTTGGAGGCGAGGGAACACCGACGGTGCTTTGCCATGGAGGGGCAGGTGCCTATGATTATCTTGCTCCTGTTGCGGACATGATTTCTGACGTGTGTAGAGTTGTCCGCTATGACCAGCGTGGAAGTGGACGGTCACAAGCAGTAGGTCCTTACGATGTATCCACGTTTGTTGATGATTTAGAAGGATTGAGGGAGCATTTTAACTTTGAACGTTGGATTGTCGGGGGACACTCGTGGGGTGCGTGTCTCGCTTTAGCCTATGCGGTTAGATTCCCGGCTCGTACAATAGCCGTTCTTCACATTGCAGGCACGGGCATTGATATGCAATGGCAGGAGGAATACCGCGAAAACCGGTTAAATGCTCTGAGTGAATCGGAGCGCGAGGAGTATCAACATCTACGGGCGCAAAGGGAACATGGTACAGATACTGAGTGGGACCGGATACGAGACCGGCTCCGTTTTTTAAGTAGCAAGACAGATGTATTTGACCCAAATCGAGTTGGCGATCTGCCCAGTTTTGATCTGCATCCCATCAGTCATGAGGCAAACGAAAAGGTGGGAGCAGACTGGAAGGATTACACCAAAAATTCCAGATTCCGGCAATCCGTTTACAATTTATCCATGCCTGTTTTTTGCCTTCATGGAGCTTGCGATCCTCGTCCCAGTCACTTTGTAGAAACGTTTGCCTCCGAACTATCTTGTGGTGCGTTTGCCTCGATTTCAGAGGCAGGACACTATCCTTGGGTAGAAAAACCCGATGAAGTGAAAGCATCACTTAGACGGTTTATTTGCAATCAGGTCATGTAA
- a CDS encoding LamG domain-containing protein yields the protein MRVVNTLIAMAILFIAGMWVQESTAEIDPETLMGMWLFDHGKGDVVKDASPNGNDGKIVDAKRVEGKEGMGIEFDGASHVVIPASETTDDFLDGFTYLLWAKPLRNPSGPHVRLIERDWHNPNILIGPTDFYGSFLKGGIDSSQIRGGTWEMEEWSFVALTHDGKTLILYVDGEAVADLGVGKPDFSQQHDGGSIWLTRWKGRAGWDFTGVLDEVAIFNTALSEDDLNTIMEKGLEKALSVSPVGRLTTTWGNIKWQK from the coding sequence ATGAGAGTTGTAAATACTTTAATCGCGATGGCGATTCTCTTTATTGCAGGAATGTGGGTTCAGGAAAGCACAGCGGAAATCGACCCAGAAACCCTTATGGGAATGTGGCTCTTTGATCACGGAAAAGGGGATGTCGTTAAAGACGCCTCGCCGAACGGAAACGATGGAAAAATTGTTGATGCGAAACGAGTCGAAGGAAAGGAAGGCATGGGAATCGAATTTGACGGAGCCAGTCATGTGGTTATCCCAGCAAGCGAAACCACTGACGACTTCCTCGATGGATTTACATATCTACTCTGGGCAAAACCGCTTCGTAACCCTTCCGGTCCGCACGTTCGACTCATAGAACGGGATTGGCATAACCCGAACATTCTTATCGGTCCAACCGACTTTTATGGCAGTTTCCTCAAAGGCGGAATAGACAGTAGTCAAATCCGCGGTGGCACTTGGGAGATGGAGGAGTGGAGTTTTGTCGCTTTAACGCATGACGGTAAGACGCTTATCCTCTATGTTGATGGTGAGGCGGTCGCCGATTTAGGTGTGGGAAAACCGGATTTTAGTCAACAGCACGATGGCGGTTCAATCTGGTTAACCCGTTGGAAAGGTAGAGCGGGGTGGGACTTTACGGGGGTCCTTGACGAAGTCGCTATCTTCAATACTGCTCTCAGTGAGGACGATCTCAATACCATTATGGAAAAAGGGCTTGAAAAGGCACTGTCCGTTTCTCCAGTTGGTAGATTGACAACGACCTGGGGAAATATCAAATGGCAAAAGTGA
- a CDS encoding Rieske (2Fe-2S) protein has protein sequence MNLNNYDSLLQEETNAVLKEKTNFVKVAALSDVAEGKPRAVRVEGHSIALFQHEGAVYATDNQCPHMGYPLVRGRVRKGVLSCDWHGWSYDMEGGGCFTGGCDDLATFPVEVRNGDIYIDVASGGQKRDDAHFLLLKEGLLSTDNWTLSKAIAIMLARGVSEEETLELMVKHMGGHISTDRGAFEGGSKLAMMMNGVKVARMYQPEDRLIPLMMAADGASGRLGDRPDRQPLPPPADWQKLQDWIRVFTTDKEWEGIEKCLITARHLGGHDEKIIPLFFECAVEPFFLNHYRNLIDLAHLAELLEQFGWELAGELVCNLGAKVLGQGRGRPGELHREAMQKLEEINPIFDELPQEASTQSSVDYDENKFSAALVSGDLDEVFDGVTEMLTAGVPINTLVTTMVMTAGDRMARTPVNMSPGWWDLQEEMEIASTVRKVLQYGGTKVAAKALYHAAWRFFNNRWLNIRHQPITASRAPSTTAVLDEDTALSEILEGIESVRIQEIGRRTREYLNAGCSAERLMSEMGLCILKDDNGDNLLSSIRMVSEEWQICEAHPARNQLIVGLARWATDIRRNAGNDSAVQTAHRFARGETATELYE, from the coding sequence ATCAATCTGAACAATTACGACTCGTTACTACAAGAGGAGACGAACGCAGTGTTAAAGGAAAAAACCAATTTTGTCAAAGTTGCTGCCCTCAGTGATGTAGCAGAGGGAAAACCGAGAGCCGTCAGAGTTGAGGGACATAGCATCGCCCTCTTCCAGCACGAAGGGGCTGTCTACGCGACAGATAATCAATGTCCACACATGGGATATCCACTCGTAAGGGGACGCGTCAGGAAGGGCGTCTTATCCTGCGATTGGCACGGTTGGAGCTACGACATGGAGGGCGGTGGATGCTTCACGGGCGGTTGTGATGACCTCGCTACGTTTCCCGTTGAAGTTCGGAACGGTGATATCTATATAGATGTCGCTAGCGGTGGACAGAAACGCGACGATGCCCATTTTCTCCTGTTGAAAGAGGGGTTACTCTCCACCGACAACTGGACGCTTTCTAAGGCGATTGCCATTATGTTAGCGAGAGGTGTCTCCGAAGAAGAGACGTTGGAACTGATGGTGAAGCACATGGGCGGACATATCTCTACGGATAGGGGAGCGTTCGAGGGTGGCAGTAAACTGGCAATGATGATGAACGGGGTAAAGGTCGCGCGTATGTACCAACCTGAAGACCGACTCATCCCATTGATGATGGCTGCCGATGGTGCATCGGGGAGACTCGGGGATCGACCTGATCGTCAACCGCTCCCGCCTCCAGCTGATTGGCAGAAACTACAAGACTGGATTCGAGTGTTCACCACCGATAAAGAATGGGAGGGCATCGAAAAATGCCTCATCACCGCCAGACATTTGGGCGGGCATGATGAAAAAATCATTCCGCTCTTCTTTGAATGTGCCGTTGAACCCTTCTTCCTCAACCATTACAGAAATCTTATTGATCTCGCTCACTTGGCTGAATTATTAGAACAATTTGGTTGGGAGTTGGCTGGGGAGTTAGTCTGCAACCTTGGCGCAAAGGTACTTGGGCAAGGACGGGGTAGACCCGGTGAACTTCACCGTGAAGCCATGCAAAAGTTAGAGGAAATCAATCCGATTTTTGATGAACTTCCACAGGAGGCATCAACTCAGAGTTCCGTTGACTACGACGAAAATAAATTTTCAGCGGCTCTTGTGAGTGGGGATCTCGACGAAGTTTTTGATGGTGTAACGGAAATGCTCACCGCGGGTGTCCCTATTAACACGCTGGTGACGACTATGGTCATGACAGCAGGCGATAGAATGGCACGCACACCTGTGAATATGAGTCCCGGTTGGTGGGATCTACAAGAAGAAATGGAAATCGCGTCAACGGTGAGAAAGGTGCTTCAATACGGCGGAACCAAAGTCGCTGCTAAGGCACTCTACCACGCCGCGTGGCGATTTTTCAACAATCGATGGCTTAACATCCGCCACCAACCGATTACGGCGTCAAGAGCACCTTCAACGACCGCAGTTCTTGATGAAGACACGGCACTCTCCGAAATTTTAGAGGGTATTGAATCCGTCCGGATCCAAGAAATTGGACGGCGTACCCGCGAGTATCTCAACGCAGGATGTTCCGCGGAGCGATTAATGTCTGAAATGGGATTATGTATCCTCAAGGATGACAACGGCGATAATCTCCTCAGTTCGATTCGCATGGTGTCCGAGGAATGGCAAATATGTGAAGCGCATCCTGCCAGGAATCAATTGATCGTTGGCTTGGCACGATGGGCAACGGATATCCGCAGGAATGCCGGAAACGATTCCGCCGTGCAAACCGCCCACCGTTTCGCTCGCGGTGAAACCGCAACGGAACTCTATGAATAG
- a CDS encoding Rieske (2Fe-2S) protein → MEHRTQNWVKVAELGEVSEGKPKAVQMGEGRSIALFNVGGKIYATDNQCPHMGYPLTRGTVRNGILTCDWHRRSFDLEGGGCFHVECDDLRTFPVDVRGNEIWIEPGDLTYRRAEEHKQLLREGLLSEDRWTMSKAISLLLKGGVPEAEVMGTVLEHVSRHIASSHGAEGGGDVSRLINGLRVGCRYTDADRLIAVTTSACAAAGPASERLEVVPLPEPVAWEKISRWVRNFSYEGQSGRIERCLFTAYHKGNADKLRPLLFECAVEPHFIDLPHIPLYVSYLSEVIDEFGWERASELVFYLGAQLIGHRPEEPERYRRDAIQLMRQMLPTVEDANLEQTDEFEEDAFVEALTSVNLQRSFEGVQAVLTDGVKLERLITTLVLLAADRMAHTPVNVDAGWENLTTELNLAASLRSAQQMGGNRIAAKGVFHVAWQIFANRWINIPSRPLSQPLIQEKLKVANEAEGIKHIIDTIETLDVQEVGTRVLGYLNAGYSAERLMEQIGHAALWDDTGSEVLPTLRTVFEEWKRAEGHPAQPQLLVGLARYVTDIRSNTDNKSAATTAMRFAEGRTTIEVFEE, encoded by the coding sequence ATGGAACATCGAACACAAAATTGGGTGAAGGTCGCCGAGTTGGGTGAGGTTTCCGAAGGAAAACCGAAAGCGGTTCAGATGGGAGAAGGGCGTAGTATTGCCCTCTTCAATGTTGGCGGAAAAATTTACGCGACGGATAACCAGTGTCCACACATGGGGTATCCCCTAACGCGCGGAACGGTTCGTAATGGCATCCTAACATGTGATTGGCACCGCCGCAGTTTCGATTTGGAAGGCGGTGGCTGTTTCCATGTGGAATGCGATGACTTGCGCACTTTTCCGGTTGATGTCCGCGGGAACGAGATTTGGATAGAGCCGGGAGATTTGACATACCGACGCGCCGAAGAACATAAACAACTGCTGCGGGAAGGGCTTTTAAGCGAAGACCGATGGACGATGTCCAAGGCGATTTCACTGCTGCTAAAAGGTGGTGTGCCAGAAGCGGAAGTCATGGGGACAGTTCTGGAGCACGTCAGTCGCCATATCGCCAGTTCCCATGGAGCGGAGGGCGGAGGGGATGTCTCTCGACTCATCAACGGACTCAGAGTCGGGTGCAGATACACGGATGCCGATAGACTGATCGCCGTTACGACTTCAGCGTGTGCTGCCGCAGGACCCGCATCGGAACGCCTTGAAGTTGTCCCGTTGCCAGAACCTGTCGCGTGGGAGAAGATAAGTCGGTGGGTCCGTAACTTCTCTTATGAAGGGCAATCTGGCCGCATTGAACGATGCTTATTTACAGCATATCATAAAGGGAACGCGGATAAGTTGCGTCCACTTCTATTTGAATGTGCAGTCGAACCTCATTTCATCGATCTGCCTCATATTCCGCTCTATGTCAGTTATCTCTCGGAAGTCATCGATGAATTCGGGTGGGAACGTGCTTCCGAACTCGTATTCTACCTCGGTGCCCAACTCATTGGACATCGACCAGAAGAGCCGGAACGCTACCGCAGAGACGCGATTCAACTCATGCGTCAGATGCTTCCTACCGTTGAAGATGCTAACTTAGAACAAACCGATGAATTTGAGGAAGATGCTTTCGTCGAGGCACTCACAAGCGTCAATCTCCAGCGATCGTTCGAGGGGGTGCAAGCAGTCTTGACTGACGGCGTAAAGTTAGAAAGACTCATTACAACACTCGTCCTCCTCGCGGCAGATAGAATGGCGCACACCCCCGTAAATGTGGATGCCGGTTGGGAGAATTTAACAACCGAACTCAACCTCGCCGCATCTTTGCGGAGTGCCCAACAGATGGGTGGAAACAGGATCGCAGCAAAAGGGGTTTTCCACGTTGCGTGGCAAATCTTCGCGAACCGCTGGATAAACATCCCTTCACGACCGCTCAGTCAACCGCTGATTCAAGAAAAATTGAAGGTCGCCAACGAGGCGGAGGGAATCAAGCATATTATTGATACAATCGAGACCCTCGATGTCCAAGAGGTAGGGACCCGTGTCCTCGGCTACCTAAACGCGGGTTACTCTGCCGAACGATTGATGGAGCAGATCGGACACGCGGCACTTTGGGATGATACCGGGAGTGAAGTCCTGCCGACACTGCGCACCGTGTTTGAAGAATGGAAGCGCGCCGAAGGGCATCCCGCGCAGCCCCAACTCTTAGTCGGATTGGCTCGCTACGTCACAGATATACGGTCAAACACGGACAACAAATCTGCCGCAACCACCGCTATGCGTTTTGCAGAGGGTAGAACGACAATTGAGGTCTTTGAAGAGTAA
- a CDS encoding sigma-70 family RNA polymerase sigma factor, translated as MKNDDVELIQRVLAGDENAFSTLVRKYEKPVHAFVWRKIGDFHIAEEITQDAFLQAYKELATLKKPNRFARWLSVIATRGCIAWLRKKRLSTQSLEDTTHAQLEKATYSGYVIQENERTTAETQREVVQKLLAKLREKERIVITLHYFGEMTHEEISEFLGTSVGTIKSRLRRAQQRLKREEPMVREALSGFQIAQNFTEKVMHEVSRITPTPSTGGSQSSVPWIIGASAVAAVFLILGIGYHYSNRFGLPSSSEGDIATKALKTGKVVFSSSRDGNWDIWTMNPDGSDPVNLTQDTAVDIHAAWSPTGEQILFTSFREEGKEPSLYLMDADGNHIRKVLDNWYSRSSATWAPDGKRIASVRDGVLYIITLDDKSAVPVAQTGFESVGDPDWSPDGKEIAFIYYKRKQGYELRLLDVRTLKQKVVLAQLERYPVKSDPSWSPDGEQIAFVLHKFRSMLNQEDAFAWQDEETIYTINHDGSNLRQLVSEKGPDALHPTWSPDGHEIIYQQGIHLPEVGDIRQLFKIDVNRRRKTQLTHKGSNSGADWFAPPALPDEP; from the coding sequence ATGAAAAACGACGATGTTGAGCTCATCCAACGCGTTCTCGCAGGCGATGAAAACGCCTTCTCCACGCTCGTGAGAAAATACGAAAAACCGGTTCACGCGTTTGTGTGGCGGAAAATTGGAGATTTTCACATCGCTGAAGAGATTACACAGGATGCATTCCTGCAAGCATACAAGGAGTTGGCAACGTTGAAGAAACCGAATCGCTTTGCACGTTGGCTTTCTGTGATAGCGACACGCGGTTGTATTGCGTGGCTGCGTAAGAAACGTTTATCGACCCAATCGCTGGAGGACACGACCCACGCGCAATTAGAGAAAGCGACGTATTCGGGATATGTAATTCAGGAAAACGAGCGGACGACAGCGGAAACACAGCGTGAAGTGGTCCAAAAGTTGCTTGCGAAATTACGAGAGAAAGAACGTATTGTTATTACACTGCATTACTTTGGAGAAATGACGCATGAAGAGATCAGCGAATTTTTAGGGACATCGGTGGGCACGATTAAGAGTCGACTCCGTCGCGCGCAGCAGCGTTTAAAGAGAGAAGAACCGATGGTCCGAGAGGCGCTAAGCGGTTTCCAAATCGCACAGAATTTTACTGAGAAGGTCATGCACGAGGTTTCACGTATCACGCCTACTCCCTCTACTGGTGGGAGTCAATCATCTGTGCCGTGGATAATAGGAGCCTCCGCTGTTGCTGCGGTATTCTTGATATTGGGCATCGGGTATCATTACTCAAACCGTTTCGGACTGCCGTCCAGTTCCGAAGGCGACATCGCGACGAAAGCACTGAAAACAGGGAAAGTCGTATTCTCGTCCAGTCGAGACGGCAATTGGGATATCTGGACGATGAACCCCGATGGCAGCGATCCTGTGAATCTGACGCAAGATACGGCAGTGGATATTCATGCAGCTTGGTCACCCACAGGCGAACAAATTCTGTTTACCTCCTTCCGAGAAGAAGGGAAGGAGCCAAGTCTTTACCTCATGGATGCAGACGGAAATCATATAAGAAAAGTTCTTGATAATTGGTACAGCAGATCCTCTGCAACGTGGGCACCCGATGGAAAACGAATCGCTTCCGTACGCGATGGTGTGCTTTACATCATAACGTTAGATGACAAATCAGCCGTGCCAGTGGCACAGACAGGCTTCGAAAGTGTTGGTGACCCGGACTGGTCTCCAGATGGAAAGGAAATTGCCTTCATCTATTATAAACGGAAACAGGGTTATGAACTGCGCCTTCTTGATGTCCGTACACTCAAACAGAAAGTGGTTCTGGCGCAATTAGAGAGGTATCCAGTTAAGTCTGACCCATCGTGGTCTCCGGATGGAGAGCAAATCGCTTTCGTCCTACACAAGTTTAGGTCCATGCTAAACCAAGAAGATGCGTTTGCTTGGCAAGATGAGGAAACGATTTACACTATTAATCACGATGGGAGCAATTTGCGTCAACTCGTTTCAGAGAAGGGACCGGACGCACTCCATCCGACATGGTCTCCAGATGGGCATGAAATTATCTATCAGCAGGGCATCCATCTACCAGAAGTTGGAGACATCCGGCAACTTTTCAAGATCGATGTGAATCGCCGAAGGAAGACCCAACTTACACACAAAGGAAGTAATAGCGGTGCAGACTGGTTTGCGCCTCCAGCATTGCCAGATGAACCTTAA
- a CDS encoding aminotransferase class V-fold PLP-dependent enzyme → MAHNTKVQKLTSLLDKHQTYRDTCLNLIASENTPSPLVEELFDERLARRYGNYSGVDIYQRNYKGNRYIAEIEGYTQELAKELFGAAHVDFRPLSGNIAGIATTFALAKPGDTALEVHNGHHYAQKLLSSPLKIELQSIPIPWDGRRSNIDLDATLELIAKHKPSIVNIGSGVFLFPQPVRELKDAMRQANPDAYLIYDASHVIGLIAGGRFQSPFDEGADVIISSTHKTLAGPQGGMVLTNDASIAERVATGVYPLLMSNHHLNRLPALAGTFIEWMECGAAQADAIVTNAKALGQALAERGVPTLGAELGFTESHTLILIVDKYGEGGALANHLEACHIIAGAAGLSPEVGTSGLRMGVQEVTRWGMTPTDASDIADCIVAALSGGTPEELKPKVAEIARRFDTIQFTVD, encoded by the coding sequence ATGGCACACAACACGAAAGTCCAAAAGCTCACTTCACTTCTCGATAAACATCAAACGTATCGGGACACCTGTCTTAATCTCATCGCTTCAGAGAACACACCTTCGCCGTTGGTGGAGGAACTTTTCGACGAACGGTTGGCACGGCGGTATGGGAATTATTCTGGCGTTGACATTTACCAGCGGAATTACAAGGGCAACCGCTACATCGCCGAAATAGAGGGCTATACACAGGAATTAGCAAAGGAACTTTTCGGTGCAGCGCACGTCGATTTCCGTCCGTTATCAGGGAACATCGCAGGGATTGCGACAACGTTTGCATTGGCAAAGCCCGGCGATACAGCATTAGAGGTTCATAACGGACACCATTATGCCCAAAAACTGTTGTCTTCACCCCTCAAGATAGAGCTACAGTCGATCCCGATTCCGTGGGACGGACGCCGTTCAAACATCGACCTCGATGCAACGCTTGAACTGATTGCGAAACACAAGCCGAGCATCGTCAACATCGGTTCGGGTGTATTTCTCTTTCCACAACCCGTGCGGGAGTTGAAGGATGCGATGCGCCAAGCGAATCCAGACGCCTACCTCATCTACGATGCCTCACACGTCATAGGACTCATCGCCGGTGGACGGTTTCAATCGCCGTTTGATGAAGGGGCGGATGTCATCATCTCTAGCACGCATAAAACACTTGCGGGACCGCAGGGCGGAATGGTTCTAACGAACGATGCCTCGATTGCCGAGCGGGTCGCGACGGGTGTCTATCCGTTACTGATGAGCAATCATCATCTCAATCGACTTCCAGCGTTAGCAGGGACCTTTATAGAATGGATGGAATGCGGTGCGGCACAAGCGGATGCGATTGTTACGAACGCGAAGGCACTCGGACAGGCGTTGGCAGAACGCGGTGTTCCAACCCTCGGTGCCGAACTCGGCTTCACGGAGTCGCATACCTTGATACTGATTGTAGATAAGTACGGGGAAGGTGGCGCGCTTGCAAACCATCTGGAAGCGTGCCATATTATCGCGGGTGCTGCGGGATTGTCGCCGGAAGTCGGCACATCTGGATTGCGTATGGGCGTTCAAGAGGTCACCCGATGGGGCATGACCCCGACGGACGCTTCAGACATCGCGGATTGTATTGTCGCAGCACTTTCTGGGGGGACGCCTGAAGAACTCAAGCCGAAGGTCGCAGAGATCGCGCGTCGTTTTGACACAATCCAGTTCACCGTCGATTGA